One segment of Tamlana crocina DNA contains the following:
- a CDS encoding PhnA domain-containing protein encodes MSILQTLKDRSNNACELCASAEHLSQYTIPPSLNENVDNDVLVCKSCLDQIIGDSEMDPNHWRCLNDSMWSEHVAVQIMAWRMLQRLRNEGWPKDLLDMMYLSDDALALARATGEDQDESEKIVHRDANGVILENGDNVVLIKDLKVKGSSMVAKQGTAVRNIRLDYENATYIEGKVDGQQIVILTQYVKKT; translated from the coding sequence ATGAGTATTTTACAAACCTTGAAAGACAGAAGCAACAATGCTTGCGAACTTTGTGCCTCAGCAGAACATTTAAGTCAATATACCATTCCACCATCCTTAAATGAAAATGTAGACAACGATGTTTTGGTTTGTAAAAGCTGCCTGGATCAAATAATTGGCGATTCAGAAATGGATCCAAACCATTGGCGCTGCCTTAACGACAGCATGTGGAGCGAGCACGTAGCGGTGCAAATTATGGCTTGGCGCATGCTGCAGCGGTTACGTAACGAAGGTTGGCCAAAAGACTTATTGGACATGATGTATCTTAGCGATGACGCTCTGGCACTGGCACGGGCAACAGGCGAAGATCAAGACGAAAGTGAAAAAATAGTGCATCGCGATGCTAACGGGGTCATTTTAGAAAACGGCGACAATGTTGTTTTAATAAAAGACCTAAAAGTGAAAGGTTCCAGTATGGTGGCCAAACAAGGTACGGCTGTAAGGAATATTCGTTTGGATTATGAAAACGCTACTTATATTGAAGGTAAGGTTGATGGGCAGCAAATAGTAATCCTTACCCAATACGTAAAGAAAACCTAG
- the ruvC gene encoding crossover junction endodeoxyribonuclease RuvC, translating into MKERIILGIDPGTTIMGFGLIKVVGKTMQFMQLNELDLKKYDDHYLKLKLIFERTIELIDTHNPDEIAIEAPFYGKNVQSMLKLGRAQGVAMAAGLSREIPITEYLPKKIKMAITGNGNASKEQVAKMLQGLLGLKTLPKNLDATDGLAAAVCHFYNSGRVEVGKSYSGWAAFVKQNEDRVKK; encoded by the coding sequence ATGAAAGAACGTATTATTTTAGGAATTGACCCCGGGACGACTATTATGGGCTTCGGACTCATAAAAGTGGTAGGTAAAACCATGCAGTTTATGCAACTCAACGAACTCGATTTAAAAAAATACGACGATCATTATTTAAAACTGAAACTCATTTTTGAACGCACCATTGAATTAATCGATACCCACAACCCCGATGAAATAGCCATTGAAGCGCCATTCTATGGGAAAAATGTGCAAAGTATGTTGAAGTTGGGTAGGGCGCAGGGTGTGGCGATGGCGGCAGGTTTAAGTCGTGAAATACCCATAACTGAATATCTGCCGAAAAAAATAAAAATGGCGATAACCGGCAACGGAAATGCGAGCAAAGAGCAAGTCGCAAAAATGCTGCAAGGCTTGTTGGGGTTAAAAACACTACCTAAAAACCTCGATGCTACCGATGGTTTAGCCGCTGCCGTTTGCCATTTTTATAATTCAGGCCGGGTTGAGGTGGGTAAAAGTTATTCGGGGTGGGCCGCTTTTGTAAAACAGAATGAAGACAGGGTTAAAAAATGA
- a CDS encoding coproporphyrinogen-III oxidase family protein has translation MAGIYIHIPFCKQACHYCDFHFSTAIKKKDELVVCLAKELVLRKNELNGATIETIYFGGGTPSLLSVDELQFLIDTVYQNYTVTEQPEITLEANPDDLMASTVTERSRSEDEQRSFSGTEEWSLSEVEVPNSLFQTYRNIGINRLSIGIQSFFESDLKLMNRAHNAEEAKQCLAEATQYFDNISIDLIYGIPGLTNEQLQENIETALAFNVPHISCYALTVEPKTALETLIKKGKIENVDDEMAQQHFNILLEKLEASGFVHYELSNFGKPNYFSKNNSAYWQGKPYLGIGPSAHSFNGINRSWNVSNNSKYIKSIQQNQLPIETETLSITDKYNEYVMTGLRTIWGVSLVQVGNRFGENLKNYLLKQSEIYINQDLLYIEDNRILTTKKGKFLCDGIASRLFKIN, from the coding sequence ATGGCTGGTATTTACATTCATATCCCATTTTGCAAGCAGGCTTGCCATTATTGCGATTTTCATTTTTCTACAGCGATAAAGAAAAAGGATGAGTTGGTTGTTTGTTTGGCAAAAGAACTGGTACTTCGGAAAAACGAATTGAACGGAGCAACCATTGAAACCATTTACTTTGGAGGTGGTACACCTTCCTTGTTATCGGTTGACGAATTACAATTTTTAATTGATACGGTTTACCAAAATTACACGGTGACAGAGCAACCAGAAATCACTTTAGAGGCCAATCCCGACGATTTGATGGCATCCACGGTCACTGAGCGTAGCCGAAGTGAAGACGAACAGCGGTCGTTCAGTGGAACCGAAGAGTGGTCACTGAGCGAAGTCGAAGTGCCAAATTCCCTTTTTCAAACTTATCGAAACATCGGTATCAACCGTTTAAGTATCGGTATCCAGTCGTTTTTTGAATCCGATTTAAAACTCATGAACCGGGCGCACAATGCTGAAGAAGCTAAGCAGTGTTTGGCCGAAGCTACCCAATATTTCGATAATATATCCATCGATTTAATTTATGGCATCCCCGGGCTTACAAATGAACAGTTGCAGGAAAATATTGAAACAGCGTTAGCGTTTAACGTGCCGCACATTTCGTGTTACGCCCTAACCGTAGAGCCTAAAACAGCTTTGGAAACTCTGATTAAAAAAGGCAAAATAGAAAATGTGGATGACGAAATGGCTCAACAGCATTTTAATATATTATTGGAAAAATTGGAGGCTTCGGGGTTTGTGCATTACGAACTTTCAAACTTTGGCAAGCCCAATTATTTCAGTAAAAACAATTCGGCCTATTGGCAGGGCAAACCTTATTTGGGCATAGGGCCCTCGGCACATTCCTTCAATGGCATCAACAGAAGTTGGAATGTGAGCAACAATTCCAAATACATCAAAAGCATCCAGCAAAATCAATTGCCTATTGAAACGGAAACACTCTCGATAACCGATAAATATAACGAATATGTAATGACGGGCTTGCGTACCATTTGGGGTGTTTCATTGGTTCAAGTTGGAAATCGATTTGGTGAAAATTTAAAAAATTATCTTTTAAAACAATCTGAAATTTATATTAACCAAGATTTGTTGTATATTGAAGATAACAGAATTTTAACCACAAAAAAAGGGAAGTTTTTATGCGACGGTATAGCATCGCGCCTTTTTAAAATTAATTGA
- a CDS encoding cyclase family protein: protein MIATIQYNSRKLKIDLTQPLDISMPIRASKDNVTAWYVDAPKIEPVKDGEWVASVKDGACINFNNIEFNPHGHGTHTECVGHITEKPHSINENLKQFFFLAEVVTVAPEQLNGDAVISKKQIQFALGNKKRDAVVIRTIPNTASKLSMQYSNTNPTYLLEDAAVYLREKGINHLLIDLPSVDKEKDDCQLLSHNAFWNTKGKIRKDATITELIYVPNRVQDGEYFLNLQIAPFENDATPSKPILYKILE from the coding sequence TTGATCGCAACCATTCAGTATAACTCCAGAAAACTTAAAATAGATTTAACCCAACCTTTAGATATCTCCATGCCCATTAGGGCCTCGAAAGACAACGTTACCGCTTGGTACGTTGACGCCCCGAAAATTGAACCAGTAAAAGACGGTGAGTGGGTGGCCAGCGTTAAAGATGGTGCCTGCATCAATTTTAACAATATTGAGTTTAATCCGCATGGACACGGCACGCACACCGAATGTGTGGGGCACATTACCGAAAAGCCACATTCCATAAACGAGAATTTAAAACAGTTTTTCTTTTTGGCCGAAGTGGTTACCGTAGCACCCGAACAGTTAAATGGCGATGCGGTGATTTCGAAAAAGCAGATCCAGTTTGCTTTGGGTAATAAAAAACGCGATGCGGTGGTGATACGTACCATTCCCAATACAGCATCAAAATTATCAATGCAATATTCTAATACCAACCCCACTTATTTATTGGAAGATGCCGCCGTTTATTTACGAGAAAAAGGCATAAATCATTTGTTGATAGATTTGCCCAGCGTTGATAAAGAAAAAGACGATTGCCAACTATTAAGCCATAATGCTTTTTGGAATACCAAAGGAAAAATACGCAAAGATGCTACCATTACCGAACTTATTTATGTGCCAAACCGTGTGCAGGATGGCGAATATTTTTTAAATTTACAAATAGCGCCCTTTGAGAATGATGCCACACCAAGCAAACCCATTTTGTATAAAATATTGGAATAA
- a CDS encoding dipeptidase, with the protein MKNIPSYIKEHKERFLNELIELLKIPSISADSAYKSDVLKTAEAIKSSLEKAGCDTVEICPTAGYPIVYGEKIIDKNLPTVLVYGHYDVQPPDPLNLWNSPPFEPVIKTTEKHPDGAIFARGACDDKGQMYMHVKAFELMVKTNQLPCNVKFMIEGEEEVGSANLGDFVKSNREKLKNDVILISDTGMIANDTPSITTGLRGLSYVEVEVTGPNRDLHSGLYGGAVANPINILTKMIASLHDENNHITIPGFYDKVEELSVEERAEMAKAPFSLENYKKALDIDAVHSEKGFTTNERNSIRPTLDVNGIWGGYIGEGAKTVIPSKAFAKISMRLVPNQDWQEITKLFTSHFESIAPKSVKVKVTPHHGGQGYVTPISSIGYQAASKAYEQTFGKKPIPQRSGGSIPIVSLFEQELESKIILMGFGLDSDAIHSPNEHFGIWNYLKGIETIPYFYKYFTELSE; encoded by the coding sequence ATGAAAAACATTCCATCATATATAAAAGAACACAAAGAGCGATTTTTAAACGAACTTATCGAATTACTTAAAATTCCGTCGATAAGTGCCGACTCCGCATACAAATCCGATGTTTTAAAAACTGCCGAAGCTATTAAATCCAGCTTAGAAAAAGCAGGATGCGATACGGTTGAAATATGCCCTACAGCAGGCTACCCCATTGTATATGGTGAAAAAATCATCGACAAAAACCTTCCTACTGTTTTAGTTTACGGGCATTACGACGTACAACCACCAGACCCATTAAATTTATGGAATTCCCCGCCTTTTGAACCGGTAATTAAAACTACGGAAAAACATCCCGACGGTGCCATTTTTGCACGTGGTGCTTGCGACGACAAAGGCCAAATGTACATGCACGTTAAGGCTTTCGAGCTTATGGTAAAAACTAACCAGCTGCCCTGCAACGTAAAATTTATGATTGAAGGCGAAGAGGAAGTGGGGAGCGCCAATCTGGGTGATTTTGTTAAAAGTAATCGCGAAAAACTAAAAAATGATGTGATCCTTATTTCCGACACTGGGATGATAGCTAACGACACCCCGTCAATAACTACCGGGCTTCGCGGCTTAAGCTACGTTGAGGTGGAAGTTACAGGCCCCAACCGCGATTTGCACTCCGGTTTGTACGGTGGCGCTGTAGCCAACCCCATCAACATTTTAACCAAAATGATTGCCTCATTGCATGACGAAAACAATCATATTACCATTCCTGGGTTTTACGATAAAGTTGAAGAACTTTCAGTCGAAGAACGCGCGGAAATGGCCAAAGCGCCTTTCAGTTTAGAAAACTATAAAAAAGCTTTGGATATTGATGCCGTTCATAGCGAAAAAGGATTCACCACCAACGAACGGAATTCCATCCGTCCAACACTCGATGTTAATGGCATTTGGGGAGGCTACATTGGTGAAGGGGCAAAAACCGTAATCCCTAGCAAAGCTTTTGCAAAAATATCAATGCGTTTGGTTCCCAACCAAGATTGGCAGGAAATCACAAAACTTTTCACCTCTCATTTCGAAAGTATCGCTCCTAAAAGCGTTAAAGTAAAAGTTACGCCCCACCACGGCGGACAAGGCTACGTTACCCCGATTAGCAGTATTGGGTATCAAGCCGCTAGCAAGGCTTACGAGCAAACTTTCGGAAAAAAACCCATTCCGCAGCGTAGTGGTGGTAGTATTCCCATTGTATCACTTTTCGAGCAAGAACTGGAAAGCAAAATTATACTTATGGGCTTCGGGCTAGATAGCGATGCCATACACTCCCCTAACGAGCATTTCGGCATTTGGAACTATTTAAAAGGCATTGAAACTATTCCATATTTTTATAAATATTTCACCGAACTATCAGAGTAA
- a CDS encoding DMT family transporter, with product MKNQHSNHLLQLILATLFISASGALGRYIDMPTPVVVWWRSILGGLFLLGFCLYKKFNLKILSQQDGVSIGVSALLMGGHWLFYFYALKLSNVAIGMLSLFVFPIFTAFLEPLFIKIKFDPIYILLGLMVLVGMYIMAPEFNLENTYFKGILFGLLSALCYALRNIISKKLTSSYNPTSIMFYQASILTAVFLPALFFMDTSNIVTQYPYIILLAVVVTAIGHTLLIYSLKHFSASTASIINSIQPIFGIIIAFIFLNEIPNKNTMLGGSLILATVLIESVRSRKK from the coding sequence ATGAAAAACCAGCACAGCAACCATCTTCTTCAACTTATTCTTGCCACGCTTTTTATTAGTGCTTCGGGAGCTTTAGGCCGTTATATCGATATGCCCACGCCAGTAGTGGTCTGGTGGCGCAGTATTTTAGGCGGTTTGTTTTTATTGGGGTTCTGCCTTTATAAAAAGTTCAATTTAAAAATACTATCCCAACAAGATGGCGTTTCCATTGGCGTTAGTGCCCTTTTAATGGGCGGACATTGGCTGTTTTATTTCTATGCTCTTAAATTATCGAACGTGGCCATTGGGATGCTTTCCCTATTCGTATTCCCAATTTTCACCGCGTTTTTAGAACCATTATTTATAAAAATAAAATTCGACCCCATTTATATTCTCTTGGGGCTTATGGTTTTAGTTGGCATGTACATTATGGCTCCTGAATTCAACCTTGAAAACACCTATTTTAAAGGCATACTTTTTGGCTTGCTTTCGGCACTATGCTATGCCCTGCGTAATATTATTTCAAAAAAACTTACGAGCAGTTACAATCCTACCAGTATCATGTTTTATCAAGCCAGTATTTTAACGGCTGTGTTTTTGCCCGCTTTATTTTTTATGGACACTTCAAATATTGTTACGCAGTATCCCTACATTATTTTGTTAGCTGTTGTTGTAACGGCTATCGGGCATACCCTGTTAATTTACAGTTTAAAACACTTTTCGGCCAGTACGGCAAGTATTATAAATAGTATTCAACCAATCTTCGGAATTATCATTGCTTTTATTTTTTTAAACGAAATACCGAATAAAAATACCATGCTTGGTGGTTCGCTAATTTTAGCTACAGTTTTGATTGAAAGCGTTCGGTCTCGAAAAAAATAG
- a CDS encoding FecR family protein, translated as MNDEVFYEIAIKNLTNESSEEERAQLKRYLLLPEYQAKYDELADVLKNHPAEAFQEFNLNRGLKKLRYKIKQAESDNFFSNRKIMAIAASLVVLLGLGILFNNDFFVPKPVNYVSVTSMAGQRTEILLPDSSIVYLNSGATIRYPEKFLSNQRDVELKGEAFFKVKRNVDKPFTVISGNFKTTVLGTSFSVSNNDENDFQVVVKTGKVKVENNITKKQFILIKNTQVAFNAEDGELEKSTVNSEYVTDWHKNLLRFDAITAKEAFSKIEKWYNVKIYCEADSILNRKIRAAYSDEPLEKVFKSLEFMIGLKYEIENDTIIIK; from the coding sequence ATGAACGATGAAGTTTTTTACGAAATCGCTATAAAGAATTTAACAAATGAATCTTCTGAAGAAGAGAGGGCGCAGTTAAAACGATACCTTTTACTTCCCGAATATCAAGCCAAGTATGATGAACTTGCCGATGTGCTTAAAAATCACCCTGCCGAAGCTTTTCAAGAATTCAACCTTAATCGCGGGCTTAAAAAACTACGTTATAAAATAAAGCAGGCCGAGAGCGATAATTTCTTTTCAAATAGAAAAATAATGGCCATTGCTGCGTCTTTGGTAGTTCTGTTGGGACTGGGGATACTTTTTAACAATGATTTTTTTGTGCCAAAACCAGTTAACTATGTTTCTGTGACCAGTATGGCAGGCCAACGTACAGAAATCCTTCTACCCGATAGCTCAATCGTGTATTTAAATTCTGGAGCTACTATCCGTTACCCTGAAAAATTTCTAAGCAACCAGAGAGATGTAGAATTGAAGGGCGAAGCCTTTTTTAAAGTAAAACGAAACGTTGATAAACCTTTTACGGTTATTTCGGGGAATTTTAAAACTACCGTTTTGGGAACTTCATTCAGTGTGAGCAATAATGACGAGAACGACTTTCAAGTGGTCGTAAAAACCGGAAAGGTTAAGGTTGAAAACAATATCACCAAAAAACAATTCATACTTATAAAAAACACCCAAGTCGCTTTTAATGCTGAGGATGGGGAACTGGAAAAATCTACTGTAAATTCCGAATACGTAACCGATTGGCATAAAAACTTGCTGCGTTTCGATGCGATTACCGCCAAAGAAGCTTTTAGCAAAATTGAAAAGTGGTACAATGTTAAAATTTATTGTGAAGCTGATTCCATTTTAAATAGAAAAATACGGGCAGCCTACAGTGATGAACCTCTTGAAAAAGTATTTAAAAGTTTGGAATTCATGATAGGCTTAAAGTACGAAATTGAAAACGATACGATAATAATAAAATAA
- a CDS encoding DUF4407 domain-containing protein, which translates to MLKQFFIICSGSDTHILNDCSVGEQNKYAGIGATVFFTAIMAFIASSYTLFIIFENLYSAIFFGLIWGLLIFNLDRYIVSTIKKTGQPLNEFTQAIPRIILAIIIAVVISKPLELKIFEKEINQVLLEQKNELTLANKSQIAEQFKPEIKNLQNEISQLQNQINTKETEVNALYDTYIAEAEGTAGTKLLGKGPVYQEKREKHDAALAEFQQLKTVNKAKIVSIKNQIEQLQSNYKNEVTNTQPIINNFDGLMARVNALGKLPLLPSLFIFLLFLAIETAPVFVKLLAPQGAYDYKLEDQEEAIKAHTAQNKSQRKSLIKTDISINNRIYTDIEQENELYQYKRKKARTLMQLQADAFFNKQKNAL; encoded by the coding sequence ATGTTAAAGCAATTTTTCATCATCTGCTCGGGCTCAGACACCCATATTTTAAATGATTGTTCTGTCGGCGAACAGAATAAATATGCCGGCATTGGAGCCACTGTATTCTTTACTGCCATCATGGCTTTTATTGCCTCCAGCTACACGCTATTCATCATTTTTGAAAACTTATACTCGGCAATATTTTTCGGGCTCATTTGGGGTTTGCTCATTTTCAATTTGGACCGCTACATTGTTTCTACCATAAAAAAAACAGGACAACCATTAAATGAATTTACTCAGGCTATACCACGAATTATTTTGGCAATTATAATTGCAGTGGTGATTTCAAAACCTTTGGAGTTGAAAATTTTTGAGAAAGAAATTAACCAAGTGCTTTTGGAGCAAAAAAATGAGTTGACCTTAGCCAATAAAAGTCAAATAGCCGAACAATTTAAACCCGAAATTAAAAATCTTCAAAATGAAATTTCCCAATTACAAAATCAAATAAACACCAAAGAAACGGAGGTGAATGCGCTTTACGATACGTACATAGCCGAAGCCGAAGGTACAGCCGGCACAAAACTTTTGGGAAAAGGCCCGGTTTACCAAGAAAAACGAGAAAAGCACGATGCCGCTTTAGCTGAATTCCAACAACTAAAAACCGTAAACAAAGCCAAAATTGTTTCGATTAAAAACCAAATAGAGCAGCTTCAAAGCAATTACAAGAACGAAGTGACCAACACACAGCCCATCATCAATAATTTTGATGGTTTGATGGCACGCGTTAATGCCTTGGGCAAATTGCCCCTACTGCCTTCATTGTTTATCTTTTTACTATTTCTGGCTATTGAAACGGCTCCTGTTTTTGTAAAACTCCTCGCGCCACAAGGCGCTTACGATTACAAACTTGAGGATCAAGAGGAAGCCATAAAAGCCCATACAGCTCAAAACAAAAGCCAAAGGAAATCCTTAATCAAAACCGATATTTCGATAAATAACAGGATTTATACCGACATTGAACAAGAAAACGAGCTCTACCAATATAAGCGCAAAAAAGCCAGGACGCTCATGCAATTACAGGCAGACGCCTTTTTCAATAAACAGAAAAATGCACTTTAA
- a CDS encoding RNA polymerase sigma-70 factor: MKEDRILFECVKKDNQRALEQLFQKYYFNLCLYAKKYVVSADLAEEVVADVFFKIWQNRKTLQINTSLKSYLFVATKNLSINVVNKAKSDYLKQEIPEISADFSHLNTDESLHYNEVKIQIDQIIEELPPQRKIIFKLNRIDGLKYKEIAEKLGISVSTVQKQMIEAIKHVSQYESQFITFVISFCLSFIDI; encoded by the coding sequence ATGAAAGAAGACAGAATACTTTTTGAATGTGTTAAAAAGGACAACCAGCGTGCTTTGGAACAGTTATTTCAAAAGTATTATTTTAACTTGTGTCTGTATGCTAAAAAATATGTGGTGAGTGCAGATTTGGCCGAAGAAGTAGTGGCCGATGTGTTCTTTAAAATTTGGCAAAACAGAAAGACGCTCCAAATCAATACGTCGTTAAAATCATATTTGTTTGTGGCGACTAAAAACCTGTCCATCAATGTTGTCAATAAAGCAAAAAGCGATTATTTAAAACAGGAGATTCCAGAAATTAGTGCCGATTTTTCACATCTTAATACCGATGAATCTTTACACTATAATGAGGTTAAAATACAAATAGACCAGATTATAGAAGAACTCCCGCCGCAACGAAAAATCATTTTTAAGCTTAATAGAATAGACGGACTTAAATACAAAGAAATAGCCGAAAAGTTAGGTATTTCGGTTAGTACTGTGCAAAAGCAAATGATTGAAGCCATAAAACATGTTTCCCAATACGAATCGCAATTTATAACGTTTGTTATTTCTTTTTGTTTGAGTTTTATTGACATTTAG
- a CDS encoding DUF4440 domain-containing protein: MKKLFFSILLFSGLIGFSQSDIEADVKAINKVLKKQRIAWSNHDLEGYMDAYWKSDSLKFYSSHGVIEGWYDTFDRYEKAYPTEKHTGKLSYKINAVTPIGNESYYVLGEYHIKRDMGNADGIFMLVVKSINGDWKIIAHTTT; the protein is encoded by the coding sequence ATGAAAAAACTCTTTTTTTCAATACTATTATTCAGTGGTCTTATTGGCTTTTCACAGTCTGACATTGAAGCTGATGTTAAAGCCATTAACAAGGTTTTAAAAAAACAACGCATAGCATGGTCAAACCACGACCTTGAAGGATATATGGATGCCTATTGGAAAAGCGATTCGTTAAAATTTTACAGTAGCCATGGTGTGATTGAGGGCTGGTACGACACGTTCGATCGTTACGAAAAAGCCTACCCCACTGAAAAACACACTGGCAAACTCAGCTATAAAATCAATGCTGTTACCCCTATTGGCAATGAATCTTATTATGTTTTAGGAGAATACCACATTAAGCGCGACATGGGCAATGCCGATGGTATTTTTATGCTGGTAGTTAAGAGCATCAATGGCGATTGGAAAATTATTGCCCACACCACTACTTAA
- a CDS encoding STAS domain-containing protein — protein MDLKITNCNNFFKIKGTLNKANIGLFNKEFKNIFDRAKDVTISVQDIDSMDKFGVEAIAKLHNEALVKNKRFSIVGFGCKELYDHFQTNTAA, from the coding sequence ATGGATTTAAAAATTACTAATTGTAACAACTTCTTTAAAATTAAAGGCACCTTAAACAAGGCCAATATTGGTTTGTTTAACAAAGAATTCAAAAACATTTTTGACCGAGCCAAAGATGTCACTATCAGTGTTCAAGACATTGATAGCATGGATAAATTTGGTGTTGAAGCTATAGCCAAACTGCACAATGAAGCCTTGGTGAAAAATAAGAGATTCTCTATTGTTGGGTTTGGTTGCAAAGAGCTTTACGACCATTTTCAAACGAATACGGCCGCTTAA
- a CDS encoding MmcQ/YjbR family DNA-binding protein, with protein sequence MNIEQIRTYCLNKKGTTEDFPFDEDTLVFKVTGKMFAAASLKWWEKGEAAINLKADPEYSETLRADYNSIRPGYHMSKKHWNTLYLHEGELPAQLVKDLIDHSYEMVVKGLPKKIRDTLI encoded by the coding sequence ATGAATATCGAGCAAATACGAACTTATTGTTTAAACAAAAAGGGCACTACCGAAGACTTTCCTTTTGATGAAGATACGTTGGTGTTTAAAGTGACGGGCAAAATGTTTGCCGCAGCATCGCTAAAATGGTGGGAGAAGGGCGAAGCAGCCATTAATTTAAAGGCCGACCCCGAGTACTCCGAAACACTTCGTGCCGATTACAATAGCATCCGCCCCGGTTACCACATGAGCAAAAAGCACTGGAACACACTCTATTTGCATGAGGGTGAACTGCCTGCACAATTGGTGAAAGATTTAATAGACCATTCTTACGAGATGGTGGTAAAAGGACTTCCAAAAAAGATTCGCGATACTCTTATTTAG
- a CDS encoding DUF4230 domain-containing protein, which translates to MEIFLGIIIGALVCLGVVTFLKSVKKKQLAHAQSTILLDKIKRVCKFITVEGDFAEIYHYEDVKQRFLKLVSSRKKALVVINAKAHVGYDLSKIELKADTEKKKILLEHFPQPEVLSIETNLNYYDKSEGYFNRFEATDLTGLHNDAKIHIEEKIPESGLLKVAQQEVLETISLIETIVETIGWKLDYSALEIPETQQKQLP; encoded by the coding sequence ATGGAAATATTTTTAGGTATAATTATCGGTGCTTTGGTATGTTTGGGCGTGGTTACGTTTTTAAAATCTGTCAAGAAAAAGCAGTTGGCGCATGCGCAATCCACGATTCTTTTGGATAAAATAAAACGGGTTTGTAAATTCATTACCGTTGAGGGCGACTTTGCCGAAATTTACCATTACGAAGATGTAAAACAGCGTTTTTTAAAACTGGTGTCGAGTCGAAAAAAAGCTTTGGTAGTCATCAATGCCAAGGCTCATGTGGGTTACGATTTGTCTAAAATTGAATTGAAAGCCGATACCGAAAAGAAGAAAATTTTATTGGAGCATTTTCCACAGCCCGAAGTGCTTTCCATTGAAACCAATTTGAATTATTACGATAAATCGGAAGGGTATTTCAATAGGTTTGAAGCTACCGATTTAACTGGGCTGCACAACGATGCCAAAATCCACATCGAAGAAAAAATTCCAGAAAGCGGATTGCTTAAAGTGGCACAACAAGAAGTGTTGGAAACCATTTCGCTTATTGAAACCATTGTGGAGACCATTGGTTGGAAATTGGATTATTCAGCTTTGGAAATTCCTGAAACGCAACAAAAACAACTGCCATGA